Proteins found in one Aquibium microcysteis genomic segment:
- the ald gene encoding alanine dehydrogenase, which yields MRVGCPKEIKNHEYRVGLTPGAVREYVAHGHEVLVETGAGAGIGADDNAYRAAGASIARTAAEVFERSDMIVKVKEPQPGEWVQLREGQILYTYLHLAPDPEQTKGLIASGVTAVAYETVTDERGGLPLLAPMSEVAGRLSIQAGATALQKANGGRGVLLGGVPGVLPGKVAVIGGGVVGLHAAKMAVGLGADVTIIDRSIPRLRQLDDIFNGRIHTRYSTVEALEEECFSADIVVGAVLIPGAAAPKLVSREMLSGMKKGAVLVDVAIDQGGCFETSHATTHAEPTYGVDGIIHYCVANMPGAVPVTSAHALNNATLFYGLQLADKGLKALVDDHHLRNGLNVHKGRITNRAVAEALGYEMAEPQAALKAA from the coding sequence ATGCGCGTCGGCTGCCCCAAGGAAATCAAGAACCACGAATACCGCGTCGGCCTGACGCCGGGCGCGGTCCGCGAATACGTCGCCCATGGCCACGAGGTGCTGGTGGAGACCGGCGCGGGCGCCGGCATCGGCGCCGACGACAACGCCTACCGCGCGGCCGGCGCCTCGATCGCCAGGACCGCCGCCGAGGTGTTCGAGCGTTCCGACATGATCGTCAAGGTGAAGGAGCCGCAGCCGGGCGAATGGGTGCAGCTGCGCGAGGGCCAGATCCTCTATACCTACCTGCATCTGGCGCCGGATCCGGAGCAGACCAAGGGCCTGATCGCCTCGGGCGTCACCGCGGTGGCCTACGAAACCGTCACCGACGAGCGCGGCGGCCTGCCGCTGCTGGCGCCGATGTCGGAAGTGGCCGGCCGCCTGTCGATCCAGGCCGGCGCGACCGCGCTGCAGAAGGCGAATGGCGGCCGCGGCGTGCTGCTCGGCGGCGTGCCGGGCGTTCTGCCGGGCAAGGTCGCCGTGATCGGCGGCGGCGTCGTCGGCCTGCATGCGGCCAAGATGGCGGTCGGGCTCGGCGCCGACGTCACCATCATCGACCGCTCGATCCCGCGGCTGCGCCAGCTCGACGACATCTTCAACGGCCGCATCCACACCCGCTACTCGACCGTCGAGGCGCTGGAGGAGGAGTGCTTTTCGGCCGACATCGTGGTCGGCGCCGTGCTGATCCCCGGTGCTGCCGCGCCGAAGCTCGTGTCCCGCGAGATGCTGTCGGGCATGAAGAAGGGCGCGGTGCTCGTCGACGTCGCCATCGACCAGGGCGGCTGCTTCGAGACCTCGCACGCCACCACCCATGCCGAGCCGACCTACGGGGTCGACGGCATCATCCACTATTGCGTGGCCAACATGCCGGGTGCGGTGCCCGTCACCTCGGCGCATGCGCTGAACAACGCGACGCTGTTCTACGGGCTTCAGCTCGCCGACAAGGGTCTGAAGGCGCTGGTCGACGACCACCATCTGCGCAACGGCCTCAATGTCCACAAGGGGCGGATCACCAACCGCGCCGTGGCCGAGGCGCTGGGCTACGAGATGGCCGAGCCGCAGGCGGCGCTGAAGGCCGCCTGA
- a CDS encoding bifunctional 2',3'-cyclic-nucleotide 2'-phosphodiesterase/3'-nucleotidase produces MSILVNRLSRRSFLSGAAAFGGLVVLHPFAARAQANQAHLRIMETTDIHVHVHPYDYYADKPNDTMGLARTASLIDAIRAEAGNSMLVDNGDFLQGNPMGDYIAYERGMKAGDKHPVVQAMNVLGYDVGTLGNHEFNYGLDFMVNVLAGASFPFVCANLTKGQLATDPKDDDLFAKPYVILEKMVKDGAGKESPVKVGFIGFVPPQIMVWDVRHLEGKVQTRDIVEAAKAWVPVMKEEGADIVVALSHSGIDANPASERMENASYHLATVEGIDAIMTGHQHLVFPGPKTWDGLEGVDPVKGTIHGKPTVMGGFWGSHMGLVDLLIEKDGSGWKIVDFTVEARPIYNRTEDRKIVPTVESKPEVLAATKAEHEATLAYVRTPVGETAAPLYSYFALVADDPSVQVVSQAQTWYIKDMLKNSEHKDLPVLSAAAPFKAGGRGGPEYYTDVPAGAVAIKNVADLYLYPNTVRALVITGAQVKEWLEMSAGMFNQVEPGKADQPLINPDFPSYNFDVIDGVTYRIDLSQPAKYDPKGAVLNASANRIVDLSFDGKPIDPAAKFVVASNNYRAGGGGNFPEINASKVVFEAPDTNRDVIVRYIVEQGTINPSADGNWAFAPVEGATVLFDTGPKARDLIADVKGVKIEAAGEGADGFARFRITL; encoded by the coding sequence ATGTCCATTCTCGTCAACCGCCTATCGCGGCGTTCGTTCCTGTCGGGCGCCGCGGCGTTCGGCGGCCTCGTCGTCCTGCACCCCTTCGCGGCGCGCGCGCAGGCCAACCAGGCGCATCTGCGCATCATGGAAACGACGGACATCCACGTCCACGTCCACCCTTACGACTACTATGCCGACAAGCCGAACGACACGATGGGCCTCGCCCGCACCGCCTCGCTCATCGACGCGATCCGCGCCGAGGCCGGCAATTCCATGCTGGTCGACAATGGCGACTTCCTGCAGGGCAACCCCATGGGCGACTACATCGCCTACGAGCGCGGCATGAAGGCCGGCGACAAGCATCCGGTCGTGCAGGCGATGAACGTGCTCGGCTACGACGTCGGCACGCTGGGCAATCATGAATTCAACTACGGCCTCGACTTCATGGTCAACGTGCTCGCAGGCGCGTCCTTCCCCTTCGTCTGCGCCAACCTGACCAAGGGCCAGCTCGCGACCGACCCCAAGGACGACGATCTGTTCGCCAAGCCCTACGTGATCCTGGAAAAGATGGTGAAGGACGGCGCCGGCAAGGAGAGCCCGGTCAAGGTCGGCTTCATCGGCTTCGTGCCGCCGCAGATCATGGTCTGGGACGTGCGCCACCTGGAAGGCAAGGTGCAGACCCGCGACATCGTCGAGGCGGCGAAGGCCTGGGTTCCGGTGATGAAGGAAGAGGGTGCCGACATCGTCGTGGCGCTGTCGCATTCCGGCATCGACGCCAACCCCGCCAGCGAGCGCATGGAGAACGCCTCCTATCACCTCGCCACGGTCGAGGGCATCGACGCCATCATGACCGGCCACCAGCATCTCGTCTTCCCGGGCCCGAAGACCTGGGACGGGCTCGAAGGCGTCGATCCGGTGAAGGGCACGATCCATGGCAAGCCCACCGTGATGGGCGGCTTCTGGGGCTCGCACATGGGCCTGGTCGACCTGCTGATCGAAAAGGACGGGTCGGGCTGGAAGATCGTCGACTTCACCGTCGAGGCGCGGCCCATCTACAACCGCACGGAGGATCGCAAGATCGTCCCGACGGTCGAGAGCAAGCCCGAGGTGCTGGCCGCCACCAAGGCCGAGCACGAGGCGACGCTCGCCTATGTCCGCACGCCGGTGGGCGAGACCGCGGCGCCGCTCTATTCCTACTTCGCGCTGGTCGCCGACGATCCGTCGGTGCAGGTCGTGAGCCAGGCGCAGACCTGGTACATCAAGGACATGCTGAAGAACTCCGAGCACAAGGACCTGCCGGTGCTCTCGGCAGCAGCGCCCTTCAAGGCCGGCGGACGCGGCGGTCCGGAGTACTATACCGACGTGCCGGCGGGGGCGGTGGCCATCAAGAACGTCGCCGACCTCTACCTCTATCCGAACACCGTCCGGGCGCTGGTGATCACCGGCGCGCAGGTCAAGGAATGGCTGGAGATGTCGGCCGGCATGTTCAACCAGGTCGAACCGGGCAAGGCCGACCAGCCGCTGATCAACCCCGACTTCCCGTCCTACAATTTCGACGTCATCGACGGGGTGACCTACCGGATCGACCTGTCTCAGCCCGCCAAGTACGATCCGAAGGGCGCGGTGCTGAACGCGTCGGCGAACCGCATCGTCGACCTGTCCTTCGACGGCAAGCCGATCGACCCGGCGGCGAAGTTCGTGGTCGCGTCGAACAATTACCGCGCTGGCGGCGGCGGCAACTTCCCGGAGATCAACGCCTCCAAGGTCGTCTTCGAGGCGCCGGACACCAACCGCGACGTGATCGTCCGCTACATCGTCGAGCAGGGCACCATCAACCCGTCTGCCGACGGCAACTGGGCCTTCGCGCCGGTCGAGGGAGCGACGGTGCTCTTCGACACCGGTCCGAAGGCGAGGGATCTGATCGCCGACGTCAAGGGGGTGAAGATCGAGGCGGCCGGCGAGGGCGCCGACGGCTTCGCGCGGTTCCGCATCACGCTCTGA
- a CDS encoding mechanosensitive ion channel family protein, with product MEMQLRAIADVVTGWIEGWLVHATDPWFLFQVVAAAILLAVAKLAGRRIESALERRARAIRGHPGLLRVLVATLRRVDWIVFVVLMFLLVTVLRATTWPSRSWLLSLLLWLALAWVVVSIASRVIRNRLAARLVGWAVWIYAALVILGFDARAAFLLDSLALPVGQSRLSALTLLKAAVLLTLALWVAGAIGSYLDERVQQSKDLTPSIRVLVGKVLKFGLVLTGGAIALTSVGVDLTAFTVFSGAVGVGLGFGLQKVVSNFVSGIIMLTDKSIKPGDTISVGETFGWIRELRARFVSVVTRDGREYLIPNEDFVTQRVINWSFSDELVRLDVAFGVSYDCDPHEVSALAIEAAMGVGRVDVDRRPVCWLTGFGDSSLDFVLRFWIHDPQQGLTNVRGKVFLALWDAFKANGIKIPYPHREVLVRRDPARRLPDPFED from the coding sequence ATGGAGATGCAGCTGCGGGCGATCGCCGACGTCGTCACCGGCTGGATCGAGGGCTGGCTCGTCCATGCGACCGATCCGTGGTTTCTCTTCCAGGTCGTGGCGGCGGCAATCCTGCTTGCCGTGGCCAAGCTTGCAGGCAGACGGATCGAAAGCGCGCTGGAGCGCCGGGCGCGCGCGATCCGTGGCCATCCGGGTCTGCTTCGGGTCCTCGTCGCCACCCTGCGAAGGGTCGACTGGATCGTCTTCGTCGTGCTGATGTTCCTGCTCGTCACCGTGCTGCGGGCCACGACATGGCCGAGCCGCAGCTGGCTGCTTTCGCTCCTCCTGTGGCTGGCGCTCGCCTGGGTCGTCGTGTCGATCGCCTCGCGGGTGATCCGCAACCGCCTCGCCGCGCGTCTGGTCGGCTGGGCGGTGTGGATCTACGCGGCGCTGGTCATCCTGGGCTTCGATGCCCGCGCCGCGTTTCTGCTCGACAGCCTGGCGCTCCCGGTCGGCCAGTCGCGGCTGTCGGCGCTGACGCTGCTCAAGGCGGCCGTCCTGCTGACGCTCGCCCTGTGGGTCGCCGGCGCCATCGGCAGCTATCTCGACGAGCGCGTGCAGCAGTCGAAGGACCTCACTCCGTCGATCCGCGTCCTGGTCGGCAAGGTCCTGAAATTCGGTCTCGTCCTGACCGGCGGCGCCATCGCGCTGACGTCGGTGGGCGTCGATCTCACCGCCTTCACGGTCTTCTCCGGCGCGGTCGGCGTCGGCCTCGGCTTCGGCCTGCAGAAGGTGGTCTCCAACTTCGTCTCGGGCATCATCATGCTGACCGACAAGTCGATCAAGCCGGGCGACACGATCTCGGTGGGCGAGACCTTCGGCTGGATCCGTGAGCTGCGGGCGCGCTTCGTTTCCGTCGTCACCCGCGACGGGCGCGAATACCTGATCCCGAACGAGGATTTCGTCACCCAGCGGGTGATCAACTGGTCGTTCAGCGACGAACTCGTGCGCCTCGACGTCGCGTTCGGCGTCTCGTACGACTGCGACCCGCACGAGGTCAGCGCGCTGGCGATCGAGGCGGCGATGGGGGTCGGCCGCGTCGACGTCGACCGGCGCCCGGTCTGCTGGCTTACCGGCTTCGGCGACTCGTCGCTGGATTTCGTGCTGCGCTTCTGGATCCACGATCCGCAGCAGGGGCTGACCAACGTGCGCGGCAAGGTGTTCCTGGCGCTGTGGGACGCCTTCAAGGCGAACGGCATCAAGATCCCCTACCCGCATCGCGAGGTGCTGGTGCGGCGCGATCCGGCGCGGCGGCTGCCGGATCCTTTCGAGGATTGA
- a CDS encoding GNAT family N-acetyltransferase gives MTARMLTARITHLEMAARPAHRVPAPLGAQLAVMRAPKMPLHFYRYLYERVGRPHHWELRRRMDDDALAAVIHATTTLIDVLYVDGAPAGFVEIDLSRAPEQAEVEYFGLMAEFQGRGLSKFFLSCALHAAWQHDPKTLIIQTNSLDSPRALQLYQTMGFVPVGTSQAEVEAWD, from the coding sequence ATGACGGCCCGCATGCTTACCGCCCGCATCACCCATCTCGAAATGGCCGCGCGGCCGGCGCACCGGGTGCCGGCGCCGCTCGGCGCGCAGCTCGCCGTCATGCGCGCGCCGAAGATGCCGCTGCATTTCTACCGCTACCTCTACGAGCGGGTGGGCCGGCCGCATCACTGGGAACTGCGCCGCCGGATGGACGACGATGCGCTGGCGGCGGTCATCCACGCCACGACGACGCTGATCGACGTGCTCTACGTCGACGGCGCGCCGGCGGGCTTCGTGGAGATCGACCTGTCGCGCGCGCCGGAGCAGGCGGAGGTGGAGTATTTCGGCCTGATGGCCGAGTTCCAGGGCAGGGGCCTGTCGAAGTTCTTCCTGTCCTGCGCGCTGCATGCCGCCTGGCAGCACGATCCGAAGACGCTGATCATCCAGACCAATTCGCTCGACAGCCCGCGCGCGCTGCAGCTCTACCAGACGATGGGATTCGTACCGGTCGGCACCTCGCAGGCGGAGGTCGAGGCCTGGGACTGA
- the sseA gene encoding 3-mercaptopyruvate sulfurtransferase, which yields MTDFFVSTGWLAEHLDDPGLSVVDGSWYLPAQGRDARAEYEAGHIPRAVFFDQDVVVAPGSTLPHTLPPPEVFATFAGSMGIGRDDTIVVYDGPGLFSAPRVWWMFRIMGAKDVRILEGGIDRWKREGRFVTDKPTKVAPCLFEVAFDPGRVASLDEMRRVVETGTAQVADARPAGRFEGVDPEPRAGVRGGHMPGARNVPALSLGRDGRLLPPDELRAAFETAGIDLTKPVVTSCGSGVTAAVLVLALETLGHADTRLYDGSWTEWGGRPDTPVATGKA from the coding sequence ATGACCGATTTCTTCGTCTCGACCGGGTGGCTCGCCGAGCATCTCGACGATCCCGGCCTGTCGGTGGTCGACGGTTCCTGGTACCTTCCCGCGCAGGGTCGTGACGCCAGGGCGGAGTACGAGGCCGGCCACATCCCGCGCGCCGTCTTCTTCGATCAGGACGTGGTGGTCGCGCCCGGATCGACGCTGCCGCACACGCTGCCCCCGCCGGAGGTCTTCGCCACCTTCGCCGGTTCGATGGGCATCGGCCGCGACGACACCATCGTCGTCTATGACGGGCCGGGCCTGTTCTCGGCGCCGCGGGTCTGGTGGATGTTCCGGATCATGGGAGCAAAGGACGTGCGCATCCTCGAAGGCGGCATCGACCGCTGGAAGCGGGAAGGGCGCTTCGTGACGGACAAGCCGACGAAGGTCGCCCCTTGCCTGTTCGAGGTCGCGTTCGACCCCGGCCGCGTCGCCTCGCTCGACGAGATGCGCAGGGTGGTGGAGACGGGGACGGCCCAGGTCGCCGACGCCCGCCCGGCCGGCCGCTTCGAAGGCGTCGATCCGGAGCCGCGCGCGGGCGTGCGCGGCGGCCACATGCCGGGCGCCCGGAACGTGCCGGCGCTGTCGCTCGGCCGCGACGGCCGTCTGCTGCCGCCCGACGAACTGCGTGCAGCCTTCGAGACCGCCGGCATCGACCTGACGAAGCCGGTCGTCACCTCCTGCGGCTCGGGGGTCACGGCCGCCGTGCTGGTGCTGGCGCTGGAGACGCTCGGCCATGCCGACACCCGCCTCTACGACGGATCCTGGACCGAATGGGGCGGACGGCCCGACACGCCGGTCGCCACGGGAAAGGCCTGA
- a CDS encoding BA14K family protein has product MSKTPRMIGWLCAVVGAAMLAGTAGASAQDGAGIPRYQNENIFGGPGYQGHGDFRYRHHDYRDGDYRHGHKRHKYRHKYRHSGPNVGIYLGVPAYRYVEPRRYAPRVSLTRAHINWCENRYRSYRAWDNTFQPYRGPRQQCWSPYS; this is encoded by the coding sequence ATGTCAAAGACGCCCAGAATGATCGGGTGGCTCTGCGCCGTGGTGGGCGCGGCCATGCTTGCGGGCACGGCGGGCGCTTCCGCACAGGACGGCGCCGGCATCCCCCGCTACCAGAACGAGAACATCTTCGGTGGCCCGGGTTACCAGGGTCACGGAGACTTTCGCTATCGCCACCACGACTATCGCGACGGCGACTACCGTCACGGCCACAAGCGTCACAAGTACCGCCACAAGTACCGCCACAGCGGCCCGAACGTCGGCATCTATCTCGGCGTGCCGGCCTACCGCTACGTGGAACCGCGCCGCTACGCCCCCCGCGTCAGCCTGACTCGCGCGCACATCAACTGGTGCGAGAATCGCTACCGCTCCTACCGCGCGTGGGACAACACGTTCCAGCCCTATCGCGGCCCGCGCCAGCAGTGCTGGTCGCCCTACAGCTGA
- a CDS encoding endonuclease/exonuclease/phosphatase family protein gives MSLRIATFNIENLMARFDFSGYRNELWRDRAVALFEVKNEAEYRELERARAIAHTDDARQLSALAIARAKADILCLQEVDTIEALKAFEYGYLFKMVGQGYRHKYMTPGNDSRGIDLAVMMREETRHGQPIEFVRMSSHAHLTFDDLGLHTPLLGELGNDPHERVFRRDCLEIDVTVGGRPLTIYTAHFKSMGSPRNGMTGREATMPVRIAEALAVRRIIEDRFGKDRTADRRWVICGDLNDYAERVIIEGDEDAPRFRVAREAGSSIDVLTADGFCENVVQRRPELDRWTLYHTRGPQERHLCQLDYILLSPALARKNPGAVPDIIRNGQPYRTVFPPGQAVERFPRTGWDRPKASDHCPVAVTLDMA, from the coding sequence ATGTCGCTTCGCATCGCCACCTTCAACATCGAGAACCTGATGGCCAGGTTCGATTTCTCCGGCTACCGCAACGAACTCTGGCGGGACCGGGCCGTGGCCCTGTTCGAGGTGAAGAACGAGGCCGAGTACCGCGAACTGGAACGTGCCCGTGCCATCGCCCACACCGACGACGCCCGACAATTGTCGGCGCTGGCGATCGCCCGCGCAAAGGCCGACATCCTGTGCCTGCAGGAGGTCGACACCATCGAGGCGCTGAAGGCCTTCGAATACGGCTACCTGTTCAAGATGGTGGGGCAGGGCTACCGCCACAAATACATGACGCCCGGCAACGACAGTCGCGGCATCGATCTCGCCGTCATGATGCGCGAGGAGACGCGGCACGGCCAGCCGATCGAGTTCGTGCGCATGTCCAGCCACGCCCATCTCACCTTCGACGATCTCGGTCTCCACACGCCGCTGCTCGGCGAACTGGGCAACGACCCGCACGAGCGGGTCTTCCGCCGCGACTGCCTGGAGATCGACGTGACCGTGGGCGGCCGGCCGCTGACGATCTACACCGCCCATTTCAAGTCGATGGGCAGCCCGCGCAACGGCATGACCGGCCGCGAGGCGACGATGCCCGTCCGCATCGCGGAAGCCCTGGCCGTGCGCCGCATCATCGAGGACCGCTTCGGCAAGGACCGCACGGCCGACAGGCGCTGGGTGATCTGCGGCGACCTGAACGACTATGCCGAACGCGTCATCATCGAGGGCGACGAGGATGCCCCGCGCTTCCGGGTGGCCAGGGAGGCGGGCAGTTCGATCGACGTGCTGACGGCCGACGGCTTCTGCGAGAACGTGGTTCAGCGCCGTCCGGAACTCGACCGCTGGACGCTCTACCATACGCGCGGGCCGCAGGAGCGGCACCTGTGCCAGCTCGACTACATCCTGCTGTCGCCGGCTCTCGCCCGCAAGAATCCGGGTGCGGTCCCCGACATCATCCGCAACGGCCAGCCGTATCGCACCGTCTTTCCGCCCGGCCAGGCGGTGGAACGCTTCCCGCGCACCGGCTGGGACCGGCCCAAGGCGTCGGACCACTGCCCCGTGGCGGTCACGCTGGACATGGCCTGA
- a CDS encoding Lrp/AsnC family transcriptional regulator — protein sequence MGLDRIDFAILDTLQKDGRISNASLAEKVGLSQSACSRRLDHLEKSGVIEGYHARLSNGALGHKMTAIVHISLSGQFEKSLAEFEAAIRRCPNVLSCHLMSGEYDYVLRIAARDLEDYERIHKEWLTAMPHVIKINSSFALREVIDRTWMGIRPEMA from the coding sequence ATGGGGCTGGACAGGATCGATTTCGCCATCCTCGACACGCTCCAGAAGGACGGTCGAATCTCCAACGCGTCGCTGGCCGAGAAGGTCGGCCTGTCGCAGTCGGCCTGCTCGCGCCGGCTCGACCATCTGGAGAAGAGCGGCGTCATCGAGGGCTATCATGCGCGGCTGTCCAACGGCGCGCTCGGCCACAAGATGACGGCGATCGTCCACATCTCGCTGTCTGGCCAGTTCGAGAAGTCGCTGGCCGAATTCGAGGCCGCCATCCGGCGCTGCCCCAACGTCCTGTCGTGCCACCTGATGTCGGGCGAATACGACTACGTGCTGCGCATCGCCGCCCGCGACCTCGAGGATTACGAGCGCATCCACAAGGAATGGCTGACGGCAATGCCGCACGTCATCAAGATCAACTCGTCCTTCGCCCTGCGCGAGGTGATCGACCGCACCTGGATGGGGATCAGGCCGGAAATGGCCTGA